In Belonocnema kinseyi isolate 2016_QV_RU_SX_M_011 chromosome 4, B_treatae_v1, whole genome shotgun sequence, a single window of DNA contains:
- the LOC117171063 gene encoding nucleolar protein 11 isoform X1: MAKLCSYYTLSPLIDQQNLLGVEKDSSPGCAVITLGRNIIMRYKLQDVKQVSSWSTKEKLTSQVIYDETKKIYAAVFNEKYIRVWSEEETELDKVKKCKFSHPLHSILTLDGFPPVVLLQNGNTASLKWALSNRQNWSCEEILKPKEIFLKCQMVSVNHETYLCTLTQIDNAYNYILIPLEDETYLRKVNQLKRVEIKRDSQTLVGHVIMQDKNDAYLLTLWSDGKLYSYSLISSSLESSPGEPVSVITAVNTKYPVVMIALNETTMAMYGADSLEEGAVLIIYNVQFKLVQAVQKLKLYTNDAKLWRVEDKLLLAANRELAVAPFRLAPQRLEPMIGSSLNYKNIKSDMKSDVTVIQNNDAIITQWQKKSQSSFNLSEDDLAKSINKQINNLIKEGMSNASIPQIIIPQLIESSDIPSIVWCLDNFQDLPEKLLVDLLSFYLLNSDKSKKPLENGDAAKKRRKTVEIQNNLLDKILSVSYTDIYLLSYLKTNLSFDEILRLFHYLVEKLEIEENSGDVSLKSDYLQLYQWTSMLLDSHYQEYLLAQDPKVLEQLEKLGAVLEHHFQLLKDLENFRPMLVRLINGKPLKPATQDFNKFYSIEEVKLY, encoded by the exons ATGGCGAAACTTTGTTCATATTACACCTTGTCTCCCTTAATTGATCAACAGAATTTACTCGGTGTAGAAAAAGACTCGAGTCCAGGATGTGCTGTAATTACTCTCGGGAGAAATATCATTATGAGATACAAG TTACAAGATGTGAAACAAGTGAGCAGTTGGTCTACTAAAGAAAAGCTCACCAGCCAAGTGATTTACgatgaaaccaaaaaaatatatgcggcagtatttaatgaaaaatatattagagtTTGGTCGGAAGAAGAAACGGAACTTgacaaagtaaaaaaatgcaaattttcccATCCACTTCACAGCATTCTCACTCTCGACGGATTTCCGCCTGTAGTATTACTGCAAAACGGTAATACTGCTTCGTTGAAGTGGGCCCTCAGTAATAGACAAAATTGGTCTTGCGAAGAGATCTTAAAACCaaaagaaattttcctaaaatgtcAAATGGTAAGCGTTAATCACGAAACTTATCTCTGCACACTCACGCAAATAGATAATGCATATAACTACATTTTAATCCCACTTGAAGACGAAACATACTTAAGGAAAGTTAATCAACTAAAGCGAGTAGAAATTAAACGGGATTCTCAAACATTAGTCGGGCATGTAATTATGCAAGACAAAAACGACGCCTACCTGTTAACACTGT GGTCTGATGGTAAATTGTATAGTTACTCTTTAATCAGTTCATCATTGGAAAGTAGTCCTGGTGAACCAGTTAGCGTAATCACAGCTGTAAATACAAAATATCCCGTTGTAATGATAGCACTGAACGAAACGACTATGGCCATGTACGGTGCTGATTCTCTGGAAGAAGGTGCCGTCCTAATCATTTACAACGTACAATTCAAATTAGTACAAGCTGTACAGAAACTGAAACTGTACACAAATGACGCGAAATTGTGGCGAGTAGAAGACAAATTATTATTGGCTGCTAACCGAGAATTGGCAGTTGCTCCATTCCGTTTAGCACCGCAGAGATTAGAGCCGATGATTGGTTCGTCTTTgaactataaaaatattaagtcAGATATGAAAAGTGATGTCACAGTGATTCAAAATAACGATGCAATTATAACTCAATGGCAGAAAAAGTCGCAGagctcttttaatttatctgaagACGATTTAgcaaaatcaatcaataaacaaattaataatttaattaaagaggGCATGAGTAATGCTTCGATACCACAGATAATAATACCACAGTTGATTGAATCTAGCGATATTCCGTCAATAGTATGGTGTCTggataattttcaagatttaccaGAAAAACTTCTGGTTGACTTGTTGTCATTCTATTTGCTGAACTCGGACAAGTCGAAAAAGCCTTTAGAAAACGGAGATGCCGCTAAGAAGCGGcggaaaactgttgaaattcaaaACAACTTGTTAGATAAGATCCTCAGTGTCAGTTATactgatatttatttattgtcaTACCTGAAAACGAATTTGAGCTTTGATGAAATATTAAGACTTTTTCACTATCTCGTGGAAAAgctagaaattgaagaaaattcggGAGATGTGTCGCTAAAATCGGACTATCTCCAACTTTATCAATGGACTAGTATGTTACTGGATTCTCATTATCAAGAATATCTCTTGGCTCAAGATCCTAAAGTATTGGAACAGTTGGAAAAACTCGGCGCCGTTTTAGAACATCac TTTCAGTTACTGAAGGATCTGGAGAATTTTAGGCCGATGCTGGTCAGATTAATCAACGGCAAACCCTTGAAACCTGCAACTCAAGATTTCAACAAGTTTTACTCAATAGAAGAAGTGAAGTTGTATTAG
- the LOC117171063 gene encoding uncharacterized protein LOC117171063 isoform X2: protein MCCNYSREKYHYEIQVHLQLQDVKQVSSWSTKEKLTSQVIYDETKKIYAAVFNEKYIRVWSEEETELDKVKKCKFSHPLHSILTLDGFPPVVLLQNGNTASLKWALSNRQNWSCEEILKPKEIFLKCQMVSVNHETYLCTLTQIDNAYNYILIPLEDETYLRKVNQLKRVEIKRDSQTLVGHVIMQDKNDAYLLTLWSDGKLYSYSLISSSLESSPGEPVSVITAVNTKYPVVMIALNETTMAMYGADSLEEGAVLIIYNVQFKLVQAVQKLKLYTNDAKLWRVEDKLLLAANRELAVAPFRLAPQRLEPMIGSSLNYKNIKSDMKSDVTVIQNNDAIITQWQKKSQSSFNLSEDDLAKSINKQINNLIKEGMSNASIPQIIIPQLIESSDIPSIVWCLDNFQDLPEKLLVDLLSFYLLNSDKSKKPLENGDAAKKRRKTVEIQNNLLDKILSVSYTDIYLLSYLKTNLSFDEILRLFHYLVEKLEIEENSGDVSLKSDYLQLYQWTSMLLDSHYQEYLLAQDPKVLEQLEKLGAVLEHHFQLLKDLENFRPMLVRLINGKPLKPATQDFNKFYSIEEVKLY from the exons ATGTGCTGTAATTACTCTCGGGAGAAATATCATTATGAGATACAAG TTCATTTACAGTTACAAGATGTGAAACAAGTGAGCAGTTGGTCTACTAAAGAAAAGCTCACCAGCCAAGTGATTTACgatgaaaccaaaaaaatatatgcggcagtatttaatgaaaaatatattagagtTTGGTCGGAAGAAGAAACGGAACTTgacaaagtaaaaaaatgcaaattttcccATCCACTTCACAGCATTCTCACTCTCGACGGATTTCCGCCTGTAGTATTACTGCAAAACGGTAATACTGCTTCGTTGAAGTGGGCCCTCAGTAATAGACAAAATTGGTCTTGCGAAGAGATCTTAAAACCaaaagaaattttcctaaaatgtcAAATGGTAAGCGTTAATCACGAAACTTATCTCTGCACACTCACGCAAATAGATAATGCATATAACTACATTTTAATCCCACTTGAAGACGAAACATACTTAAGGAAAGTTAATCAACTAAAGCGAGTAGAAATTAAACGGGATTCTCAAACATTAGTCGGGCATGTAATTATGCAAGACAAAAACGACGCCTACCTGTTAACACTGT GGTCTGATGGTAAATTGTATAGTTACTCTTTAATCAGTTCATCATTGGAAAGTAGTCCTGGTGAACCAGTTAGCGTAATCACAGCTGTAAATACAAAATATCCCGTTGTAATGATAGCACTGAACGAAACGACTATGGCCATGTACGGTGCTGATTCTCTGGAAGAAGGTGCCGTCCTAATCATTTACAACGTACAATTCAAATTAGTACAAGCTGTACAGAAACTGAAACTGTACACAAATGACGCGAAATTGTGGCGAGTAGAAGACAAATTATTATTGGCTGCTAACCGAGAATTGGCAGTTGCTCCATTCCGTTTAGCACCGCAGAGATTAGAGCCGATGATTGGTTCGTCTTTgaactataaaaatattaagtcAGATATGAAAAGTGATGTCACAGTGATTCAAAATAACGATGCAATTATAACTCAATGGCAGAAAAAGTCGCAGagctcttttaatttatctgaagACGATTTAgcaaaatcaatcaataaacaaattaataatttaattaaagaggGCATGAGTAATGCTTCGATACCACAGATAATAATACCACAGTTGATTGAATCTAGCGATATTCCGTCAATAGTATGGTGTCTggataattttcaagatttaccaGAAAAACTTCTGGTTGACTTGTTGTCATTCTATTTGCTGAACTCGGACAAGTCGAAAAAGCCTTTAGAAAACGGAGATGCCGCTAAGAAGCGGcggaaaactgttgaaattcaaaACAACTTGTTAGATAAGATCCTCAGTGTCAGTTATactgatatttatttattgtcaTACCTGAAAACGAATTTGAGCTTTGATGAAATATTAAGACTTTTTCACTATCTCGTGGAAAAgctagaaattgaagaaaattcggGAGATGTGTCGCTAAAATCGGACTATCTCCAACTTTATCAATGGACTAGTATGTTACTGGATTCTCATTATCAAGAATATCTCTTGGCTCAAGATCCTAAAGTATTGGAACAGTTGGAAAAACTCGGCGCCGTTTTAGAACATCac TTTCAGTTACTGAAGGATCTGGAGAATTTTAGGCCGATGCTGGTCAGATTAATCAACGGCAAACCCTTGAAACCTGCAACTCAAGATTTCAACAAGTTTTACTCAATAGAAGAAGTGAAGTTGTATTAG